From the genome of Rhizobacter sp. AJA081-3:
AGGCAGATGGCGGCGCAGCGCTTCCTTCTCGTCGGCCGAATTGACGGTGACGGTGCAGACGGTCTGCTGGGGCGCAACAGGCGCGGGGCCGGCAGCCCAGGCCAACGGCATCGTCGCGGCGGCTGCGAGCAGGGCGAGACGGCGAACCAGCGACCGGAACATGCGGCCATGCTAGCAAGCCGGCCATGCCCGAACAGTGCGCTCGCGTACCGACGGCCGGGAGCCGCGAGTCAGCCGCCGCCGCGCTGGGTGTACAGGTCGAAGTAGCGCATGAAGGCCTGGCGAGGCGCCTCGCCGACGCCTTCGAAGTGGAACGCGATCGCCAGCCGGGGCATGCGCAACAACGCGATCCGGCGCGGCGGCAACTCGCGCCAGGCGAGTTCCAGCCGGCCGCCGTCGATGGCGATCTCGGCCGAGCGGGGCAGCAGCGTCAGCGCACGGCCGTTCACCGCACCCGGCAGCCACATCAGCAGCTCGGCCTCGGTGCAGCCCATCTCCCGCTTGAAGTCGGCGGCGTAGAACGCCTGCATCGCGGTTCAGCCACCCGCGATGGGCGGCCAGATGGCGAGCACGTCGCCTTCCTGCAGCACGCGGCTCAGCCGCTCCTCGGGCGGCACATAGGTGCCGTTGACGAGCACCAGGTGCACCAGCTTCTCCGGCATGCCGAAGGGCTCGATGACCTGCGCCACCGAGCTGCCTTCGGGCAGATCCAGCGGCACGCGGTTGTCGTAGCGCGCGTCGGCGGGCAGGTACTGCGTGAGGCTGGCGTAGAGCTTGAAGGTGATCTT
Proteins encoded in this window:
- a CDS encoding MoaD/ThiS family protein, giving the protein MKITFKLYASLTQYLPADARYDNRVPLDLPEGSSVAQVIEPFGMPEKLVHLVLVNGTYVPPEERLSRVLQEGDVLAIWPPIAGG